The nucleotide sequence ATAAACATAATAATTTTTCGATTTATCTAAGTTTTCTAACGCGTTTAAAAAATCTTGTCCTTGGTAAAAATCATGATGAACAGCTCCTGGAATAGTTCCTTCACTTACTTCCTCTTCCGTGCGAACATCTAACAAAACAGCGTTTTCATCGTTTTGAAAATCGCTCCACCATTGTTCTTGTTGTAAATCCATGTTTTAGAATTTTATTTTTTTCAAAGATAATTAAATCCTTTTAAAATAAAGAAATCTTATTAATTTAGTAATCTTAAAAATTTATCCCAATGTCTTCACACCACATAGTACGCGATGATCAAGAACCTGCTTTAATAATTGCCAATGGCGAAGCTTGTTCAATGGATTTGCTGAATGAATTATTGGAATGGAATCCGCTGGTGGTTGTGCTAGACAGCGCTATGACACGCGT is from Paenimyroides aestuarii and encodes:
- a CDS encoding rhodanese-like domain-containing protein, which encodes MDLQQEQWWSDFQNDENAVLLDVRTEEEVSEGTIPGAVHHDFYQGQDFLNALENLDKSKNYYVYCRSGNRSGQTCLLMNQLGFENTFNLVGGMNEWEGPTE